ATGTTCTGTTGTGTTTCTAGGTTGGTCAGCCCACTCAGGAGTCCAGTCTCAGGGTCAAAGCTTGCCTTCAGATACTGTAATAACAGAACACACCCAGacatttcagaataaaaatcACATGCTCACATATGCAGATGCAAACGGGGGTTTAGGTACACAGAGACTAGTCTAGTCAAGCTTTTGTCTCTCTCGCACGCACACATTAGAATAGTAGAATTCGCTTATGTTAGCAATTTGCTAGAATGAacctattttaattttttactaATTCTATTTATATGTAAGTTATGTATCATATCTTATTTATAAGGTGAGCCCTGGGGAAAAAAACccataaaattttaaatataataaatatttatattgaataATATGGACACGGAATAATGACCTTGTTCTGGATGGAGAGAGGGGCACTGTGGTTAGGTTCTGCTGGACTTCTGTTAGCCTTAAGTAGAGTAATGGAATATGTACTGAAACCAAGGGGTGGAGCCTGTACTTCAAAAACCAGCTCATACTTAGCATAACCTTGCCCCCTTCGCACATTCTGAgtagctttagagacagggACCACCTGAGAGCAGGAGAAGGGGAGGGACAGAGGGAAAACATGAGAGACAGGTAAAACCATATAACTATTCTCAAAAGAACAGTAATTTTTAATAACCTTAAATACCACCAagaatatttttcattcatatttCAAGTACAACTCACAGGATGTGAGGAGTCATGCTGCTTTGTAGTCCATTGAATGAAATGGCAAATGCTCTATATAGTAATTTCCCCACATGCGGtggtcatgtttaaaataaaggtttgtACGAAATCTCCATTTCATTAGGAATTAAATGATTTAATGGTTGTTTTCATAATGTGAGGAAGAATCATTTGAGGAAAAGACTGATTACTCATTTAAATTCTCCAttagtaaatgtaaattaaatttaagtCACCTGATTTTCCACTTGTTTCCCACTGGAGTCTGTGATATTGTACAAAGTGCCATTAACGGGGAGACGGACGGACCAGCTCACTGGGCGAGCAAGCGGATTATACACATTCagagagaactgagagagagaaagatcaaAGTGattgaaagaaaaatataattatttaacttttttatttatttggcttTATCTGGGCTTGACTCTGTTCTGTCCACATTCTTTTGAAGCCTCATTACAAATtgacaacatggaaaacaaTGCAAGACTATTGAGAGTTCTGTCAATGTTCTCCAAAATACAAAGTTTAATTGAGAAGAAACTAATATTATATGCAATTTAACAATATTTTTCCCCCCTAAGTATTTTCTATTTCATCATGGAatgtatatgtctgtgtgttaCCATTTTGCTGctctctgtgattggacacacACTGATGTTGAGGTTCTCACAGAAAACTCTCGGAACATCTGACTCACTTAAAACAGCCAGGGAATTACTGACCAACAcctagaaagagaaagagagaaagcgagagagagaaaaatgctAAAACTgctcaaacaaaaacaaaacactggagaACACTAATGGCTAATTCTGTCAAATCAGCCGTTTTATTGTTAACTGCTGTAAGATGATAGGTTAATGCATCTACCTGGCAGTGAGCCCAGCCGACTGCCAGCTGCTTAGCATAGTCATCAGCGACATGTTGTTTCTCAGTTCCAGAAACTGCATCGTGGTGCTGCGCTACAGCCATTGCTTGCTCTGACAGATCAGAAAGTATATCGTTTATTGTCAACAGGTAAACACAGTCAATAAACATGCTTGCTCAGGGTTTAATCTGAATAAAATTGAACTAACTCATAGCATCACTGTCCCCTTTCCCAAACACTCCATCCCTGGACATTTTGCCACCTAGAACCTCCAGCTGGTTACATGTCTGAAAGCAAAGAGGAATATAGTGATTCAAATAATTTACTATGAAATCATTGTGGGGAGCTCCCACCACGCTCCACCCACTAGTGTCCTCTATAGTTTCTCATTATGCTTTATGTTTGTCTGTGTAACCTGAAGTAAGCTGTTACTCAGTCTTTCATAGCGTTTGAGTGCGGGTCGGCTGGTGAAGTAACCAGTCCAGAATTCATGAGGACCATCAGCATATGGGAAAAAATCATCTGTTTTTAATGgcctgagaaagagaaagagagagagatttatatttgttataggaaattaaattaaaacagcCTAGAAGAAACAGAGGTGAGAAATGAAGAACAGCAATAACATCTGAAGAAATAAATGTAGGGTAAGctgtaaattaaacaaatattcatGCAGTGTGTCTTACCACTTCTGGTCGGACAGGTGGAGCTCCTGCAGGTAACAAGATGGTGTTGAGTATAAGACATTCACCTGGCTGCCGTTAGCCTGCTGTGCATTGACATAGTGGATTAGCTTGTCCATGTTTTTGTACCAGGGGATAGCATTCTCATACTGAAAATCTGAGCCCATCGTCATAATGATGTGATTGGTCTTGTATGTATCTGCCTAGTGGAGGGGAAAACATCAAAATCAAAAAATcaaacaatcaaaaacatgtatctctatttttgtcAAATCCTATTTTACGGCATGGTTAGCTAATATTAAATTCACaggtacacagacacacactgacctgtGTCTTTGCAGTGCTAATAAACTTGGTGACCAGTTCATCCACATTGTAATTCTCAAGCTCCGGATCATCCTGAACAGGGTCATCAGAACAAAACTGATCCCAGCAAAACCCTTGAGGAGGGTTATAACCATTTGGCAGAACACCTGTACACAACACAATCGCCACAGGATGGTGCAACATGGAATGCTTTGGAATAATAACAGCAATAAACATACAGTATGGAAAGGGCAGGATTACCCTTGAgagaccaaaaataaataaataaataaataaataaataaataaaaaataaacagaacttaTTTACTAACACAAAACATGTAGGGTCACATGAGGGCACTAAAGAggttactcaaaagtgtttaaatgaaaacaaaaacattaaacaagggTAAATGTTTTTACCAGTGAAGAGGTCAGCAGTGGAAGCATTCAGACTTTCACTTCCTCTCCACACCATCTCCATTTCTTTCATCTGCAGCCTTCTCTGTTTATCCTGATAATCCAGCCGGCCAAAGAATAATCCATCATAACCCATCTATAACAACATAAACACACTCGATGTCAACTCGTAACTCAActccataaacaaaaacacacacaatactgGCCTTTATATCAATAGATAAATAAAGTGGTGATTGCTATGTTAGCCCATTTTGTTGCCATGGCTAAACAGGTGGCGGAAATTTTATCACAAGTGTTTGTTAAAATTTTGGTAGTTAATTGCTTTGGTGATGCTTGgtagttgctatggtatccatGGTGGTTGCTAGGATTATGCTAGGTTGATGCTATAGTGTCAGTATTAACAAAAGCATACAATATATAACAAAGGCTGAAGAGAGTAACTGTAATGAGAAGTAATACATTTTCTCCCAGTTGTTCATGCTGTATTCAttctgtaatttattttaatgtagacGTTGACATCAAAATAACCTGAGCAAACATGGAAGCATGTTCCCGGGCATGTCCAAATGGGTCGATGTGCCACGCCACGCGAGGACGACCACATTCACCAAATGTTTCATTTAGAAAACGTAAACCCAGGGTCATCTGGTCAATAACAGCACTGTAATGTGTAGAGGCTTCATCACTCATACACCATCCTCCATTAACAAACTCTAGtcgacctgagagagagagagagagagagagagagagagagagaatgagaatttaggaaaaaaaataatactgaaCATTTCAAGTGCACATTTCTGTATTTGGTATTCATTAAATAagctaaataattaaaatttgaaaaaaagtgaaaattcTGCATCTACTATAGCATGTGTTTGTCAGTATTTGCTTTTTACTATTCTGTATCTATGTTGAATTAATTAGAATTACAAAGACGTATACTATATCTagtatgaattatttaattctTCAAGATATACAAGTTATTCAAAATTTACAACTTGATTCTTGATccataaacttttttttatagTATTTGTACATCTGTGATAAATACCCACATAATAGGTGTAAATTGTTGTGCACTCAGATGATAAATATTTCTCTGTGTCAATATTAGCATGCTCACCCTCCTGTACAAGCTGAGTGACGATTTTGCGAGTGTTCTCGTTTTGATCATTCCACCAACGATAGAAGAATGCAGTCTCAACATAGATGAACCTCCGTGCTGGGTTCTTCTGCAGCTCCGAGACTACAGAGTCCAGAATATACTGTACCCCTGCGTGCTGTATATAATTACGCTctgaaaaacaatgaaaaaaataaaaaatctctaGCATTCAAAACATAAAGCACCAGAGCATTCTAAAGCCCAGTGTTTAAGATAATAGTGTTATCTGCTACACAAACAAACTAGCAGTTGGTCACCAACAGTATCTCTCTCCCAATTCTCTGAATCAAGACACTTCTATACAACACCTCTGACAGTAAtgctgtttgtttggtttttttgtttgtttgttgttaagtTTCAAAAGTGAGGTGACTTTTAAAATCAAATGGAACTCATGTGAGACGAAGATCAGCTCTACCTAATCTTGTTAGTTATTGGTCCAAGGGTGTGTAAACATTTACATGGCAGCATCAAAGCGACTCTGGCCAAAGAAATAACCACATTGTGCTGAGTAAGTCTTCCGGGTTTAATCAATACCCAGTGCACATCTGATCATCATAAACACCAGATGATCAGTATCACATTCTCAGTTCTCcacattgcaaaaaaaaaaaagtctaaacTAGTACTAGCCAGATCATAAATTTACTACAAAACAgcactgtaaaatattttcatttaaaggctttgaattattatttgattaaaaagAGTCTTTCTTGGTTTGAGTGTGTTAAAGTTAAAACAAAAGCTGTGAATCAGATAAAAGTCACACATGCAGAacaggaagagaaagaaaaactgaGACAGAGGCACTAGACTGAGTAAGAAAACCACTTCATCCTCAACTTTGTCACCTCCCTGACAATGTGTGtgcgtttctgtgtgtgtgtgtttctgtgtgtgtgtgtgtgtttgtgtgtgtgtatttgtgcttaAGGGGTGTATTACCTCCATAGTAGTACTGGTCTACAGTCTTCAGCCAGCCCACGTCGTCATGTGTGTGTGGAACTAAGTGGACATTTAGCATGGAGGACTTTGTAGCTGGACAtgactaaaaacacacaaattcatAAATGTACATATAGAAAgcagtaatttaaaaataataaaaataaaaacaattttagTTTTCATTCAACAACAAGATTAAAAGCTGAAAAGTCAGTTCTTGAAATTATGGTTTGGAAGCATGGAAAAATAGGCACGTGTAAAGATCGAAGTGACTTTGACAATGCCAAATTGTATTTCCAAAAACATTGGTCTTGTGGGGTGTTTTGGGTGAACAGTGTTTAGTTCCTACCAAAACCGGTCCAAACCAGACCACTGGTCCAGATTAAAATTACACAGTGCATTACAGCTTGCTGAATACCAGTGAGCCGTGGATGCCCATCGTTCCTGTTACTGGTACATCACTTCCGTGAAAATATTTGGTAATTACTAACCACTGCAATGTGAGAACACCCCACACAGccataaatacatacaaatacacattaagtaaatgtaattaCTTAACACAACTGAAACTCTACACACATCCTGTCCACATACACCTTACACAAAACTCTCTACAGACACTCTCATATAAACTaaccacagacacaaacattctacctacacaaatacataaaaactGTCTTCACACATCACAAAACAGAAGCTATACTTAGAaactacacacactctacatACATAAACCCTCaacttactcacacaaacagtaCAAACTCAATTATCTAACTCTGTAACAAAGTtataaactgtacacacactgaccttgTAACCGCACTGATCTCcgctgtgttggtgtgtgtttgagggtaaGGCACGAGCACTGACAGTAAcagtgttaataataatattaacagtGATTATAACAACAGTGATGACCAGAGCTCCCTTCTGCCCGGTGCTCTCCGCCATCATCACAATGTCATATGATCCTCTGCCGGGAGGGCGGGGTTTAactaacaacacacaccacgTGATCTCCCAACCCCTGCCCAGGAGCCAGTTACGTCATCAGCGTTAAAGACAAAGACCATACACGGTGCATATTTTGAACTCTCTTTTACTGTGATCCTGTCTTTTTATTCTGAATGTCCTGCATGGCTGACTATGTCTGAATTTTATATGCATGTTTGTGTAGATTGTTTCTGTAATAAAAAGTACAGAGACAAAGATAATGGTATATAGgttaacagaaaataaaaaggagaacaagaagaacaagaaaaaacacctttattgatccccttggggaaattgcttctctgcatttgagccatccatggtagtgaacacacaaacacacacactagtgagcaattattcacacacacaactataGTCTCAAACAGACAGATTGCATTaattttacacacattcacaactttaaaaaacatagcttttgtcattttaactCTCAAATTCAGGCATGATTCCATTTGAAGGGTGATGTTAATACTGATGAAGGCATAATGTACAGgcttataatatttaaataaaaatgacatagtAATTGTAACTGGATGTAAATAAATAGTAAGTTTATGTAATAGCACCACTAACACAGCTTTTTCATACGATCTGAACTGTGCATTTTCCCAAATTCATAACACACCAGTTACCAAATGATTGTTATTATATCATAACTGTCagaatattaataattcatttccTGTAACTACTTTGTCCTGTTCAAATCAAAGTCCTTATaggcattatttatttaccatttttattattattatttactaaccattcgttcattatctgtaaccgcttatccagttcagggtcacggtgtgtccagagcctacctggaatcattgggtgcaaggcgggaatacaccctggagggggcgccaatccttcacagggcaacacagacacacacacattcactcacacctacggacacttttgagtcacttttgagtctaccaacgtgtgtttttggactgtgggaggaaacccacactgacacagggagaacacaacaactcctcacagacagtcacccagagcgggaatcaaacccacaacttccaggtccctggagctgtgtgactgcaacactacctgctgcaccaccgtgccgcccactataCTAAAACTCTGGCCCGGAACCTACAGAATGGGGTGATGtgattgggggtggggggtgttggggATCATTggatacaaaacaggaacacagcATAGACAGTGCACCAGTccatcaaacactcacccagtcacgcaaacactcacatctataacacacacaagtctctaaaactgtaatttttgttgttgttgttgtggttttttttgcttACTTTATTGAATGGCATCTAGGGGCTCATCATATTAACAATTAAGATCATTTCATACGACTTATAACTTTATAAGAAATATTTTGCTGATCCCAATGGAAATTGCAGCACTACTCAGAAATATTCCACAGTGTAAAAAGCAAGTAGTTTTTCAGAATTTTACACTGGAGTAAaccataaacaaaataaaaatgataaaatgctAGTTATAAATCTAAATGGTTTAGTTGTGGCTGAAATATAGTTTATCCATTATCCTTTATGGAATTTTAATTTTCCTCTTGTGCTCTCCCTGAGTTTATCTCCATCATTTCCACCTCCGGATCTGTGcgtctgaaaaaataaatacacactcttaataataaatcacacactcttaataaaaacaacatctcAGTATGAATTACTAAACACCAAAACAAAACCTGGTGAAACCGTTTGTATACCTAAAACACATAAAATTGTATAACTCTTTACATGTTAACTGTAAAACTACCCTGGTGTAAGAAGTGGGATACTGTGCAGGTAAGTGACTCCCCATTAAATGTGTCTTATTCTCTGCTCAGTATCTCTGTCTTGATTGAAATTGAATACAGCACccccaaagagagagagagagagagagagagagagagagagagatagaaagacaggagagagagaggtagagagacaagagagagagagagaggtagagagacaagagagagagacacacaagagagagagagagagcggtagagagaaagacagcgagagagacaggagagaggcagagagacaggagagagagagcagtagagagaaagagggtgagagagcgagagataggaagacaggagag
This window of the Hoplias malabaricus isolate fHopMal1 chromosome Y, fHopMal1.hap1, whole genome shotgun sequence genome carries:
- the LOC136678207 gene encoding lysosomal alpha-mannosidase-like; protein product: MAESTGQKGALVITVVIITVNIIINTVTVSARALPSNTHQHSGDQCGYKSCPATKSSMLNVHLVPHTHDDVGWLKTVDQYYYGERNYIQHAGVQYILDSVVSELQKNPARRFIYVETAFFYRWWNDQNENTRKIVTQLVQEGRLEFVNGGWCMSDEASTHYSAVIDQMTLGLRFLNETFGECGRPRVAWHIDPFGHAREHASMFAQMGYDGLFFGRLDYQDKQRRLQMKEMEMVWRGSESLNASTADLFTGVLPNGYNPPQGFCWDQFCSDDPVQDDPELENYNVDELVTKFISTAKTQADTYKTNHIIMTMGSDFQYENAIPWYKNMDKLIHYVNAQQANGSQVNVLYSTPSCYLQELHLSDQKWPLKTDDFFPYADGPHEFWTGYFTSRPALKRYERLSNSLLQTCNQLEVLGGKMSRDGVFGKGDSDAMKQAMAVAQHHDAVSGTEKQHVADDYAKQLAVGWAHCQVLVSNSLAVLSESDVPRVFCENLNISVCPITESSKMFSLNVYNPLARPVSWSVRLPVNGTLYNITDSSGKQVENQVVPVSKATQNVRRGQGYAKYELVFEVQAPPLGFSTYSITLLKANRSPAEPNHSAPLSIQNKYLKASFDPETGLLSGLTNLETQQNIQLTQNFYWYKASVGNVDSSQTSGAYIFRPNSSSPVIINNKPEISTVQNSVVQEVRQQFSPWVSQVIRLYENSRELELEWTIGPVPVDDNWGKEVITRLDSNINSAGYFYTDSNGREVLERRKDYRPTWDLKQTEPIAGNYYPINSRAFIKDANSQMTVVTDRSQGISSIYNGSLEIMLHRRLLRDDYRGVGEPLSEPGEFKEGLVVRGKLLLIVTPPETAADSHRPLAQGIVLQPLLSFQQGVLPHSAKLEFSALDAALPPAVHLLTLSQLSSDSVLLRLEHQFEKKESKTFSQPVTVNLMKLFSTLEVLGASEMSLGANQWKENMSRFQWNTTTDADMKPLWAEMRDPSPWEVTLNPMEIRTFLLSVQQK